The following nucleotide sequence is from Anaerobiospirillum thomasii.
ATCGCCCTTGTAGAGCTTTGGCGTCTTCTGATTCTGATCGCGTGAGAATACTGAGTTTAACAGCATTTCATCGGCAGGAGAGCCAATAATACTTACAATATCATCATTGACAAGCTTGGTATCACCTGTGGCCTTTAACATGTGACCATCTCTGAACACGGCTGCAATCTGTGTACGCTTTGGAAAACGTATATTGCGCAGTTTGACACCATCCAGACTCTCTCTTTTTACATTGTAGCTATAAAGCTCAAAATCATCAGAGAGCATGACACCAACCTGAGATTTATTAATAGGACTGACCGAGGCTGGGGCATAGATCTTAAAGATCTTGGCAACAGGCAAAAGTGTGGCTCCCTGCAGTGACAATGAGAAAAGCACTACAATAAAGGCCACGTTAAAGAACAGCTGCGCATCATTTGCGCCAGCCATTACAGGATAGATGGACAGAACAATAGGCACAGAGCCACGCAGTCCCACCCATGAGATAAAGGACAGATCTTTTATTGAGTACTTCTTGAAAAATGGCTTAATGCATAAAAATACAGCCAGAGGACGGGCCACAAAGGCCAGCACAAAGGCCACAGCCACACCAGGTACAAGATATGGCAGCATCTGATGCGGTGTCACTAACAGGCCTAACATCAAAAACAGTGTAATCTGAGCAAGCCAGGTCAAGCCTTCACCTACTGGCAGCATATAGCTCAAAGGTCTTATATTCTGATTGCCAATAAACATGCCGTAGATAAATATGGCCAGAAAGCCTGAGCCATTGAGAGAGGCTGTAATGGCAAAGCCTACAAGACCAAGGCCTAAGGCTAATAGAGTATAAAGACCTGAGGATAAATGAATTGAGGCTATAACAAAACGGCCGAACAGACCAAAGATCACACCTAATATAATGCCAAGACCAAACTGTGAGATAAAGAAAAGTACAATATCCACAGGGGATGTCACATCGCCTGTGACAAAGGCTAAAAGCACAGTGGTGAGCAAAATAGCCATAGGATCGTTGGTGGCTGATTCTATCTGCAGTGTCGATGAAACCTTTTCCTTTAAATGCACACCGCCGTCACCTAGCAGTGAAAATACGGCTGCCGCATCAGTTGATCCAACAATGGCGCCAATAAGCAGCGATTCAATAAGAGACAGATCGAAAAACAGATAGGCAGCAAGGCCAG
It contains:
- a CDS encoding potassium/proton antiporter, translated to MESFDINYVFFIGGTLLTIAVLASKLSSFFGAPILLLFLAIGMLTGEDGPFIKIIYNDYSSAFFISNLMLAIILLDGGLRTNVKMFRSVASESLLLATAGVIVTSGITGLAAYLFFDLSLIESLLIGAIVGSTDAAAVFSLLGDGGVHLKEKVSSTLQIESATNDPMAILLTTVLLAFVTGDVTSPVDIVLFFISQFGLGIILGVIFGLFGRFVIASIHLSSGLYTLLALGLGLVGFAITASLNGSGFLAIFIYGMFIGNQNIRPLSYMLPVGEGLTWLAQITLFLMLGLLVTPHQMLPYLVPGVAVAFVLAFVARPLAVFLCIKPFFKKYSIKDLSFISWVGLRGSVPIVLSIYPVMAGANDAQLFFNVAFIVVLFSLSLQGATLLPVAKIFKIYAPASVSPINKSQVGVMLSDDFELYSYNVKRESLDGVKLRNIRFPKRTQIAAVFRDGHMLKATGDTKLVNDDIVSIIGSPADEMLLNSVFSRDQNQKTPKLYKGDTILNGKMTMSEIAKTYNIEITSFEQTMNLSEFMTYHIGGFPQVGDVLGLINVKLTVVEMTGDSVERVGLDHYT